From one Polynucleobacter sp. UK-FUSCHL-C3 genomic stretch:
- the fghA gene encoding S-formylglutathione hydrolase — protein sequence MQIIESHASCGGRQEVWKHYAETLKCEMRFGIYLPEYVLRGERRPVLYWLSGLTCTEQNFITKAGAQKFAAKHQLIVVSLDTSPRGDTVPDEDIYCLGQGASFYINSTASPWAEHFQMQDYVSVELPALIESFFPASNRRSVFGHSMGGHGALITALRNPGRYKSVSAFSPIVAPTQVPWGKKAFYAYLGMDSESWKEWDAVELVGKAAERLPLLIDQGGADEFLAEQLRPELLTAVCNAIDFPIELKIHSAYDHSYYFIASFIGRHFLHHAVALSK from the coding sequence ATGCAAATTATAGAGTCACATGCCTCATGTGGAGGAAGACAAGAGGTATGGAAACATTATGCGGAAACGCTCAAATGCGAAATGCGATTCGGGATCTACCTTCCTGAGTATGTGCTTCGTGGAGAGCGTCGTCCTGTGCTGTATTGGCTTTCCGGCTTAACTTGCACAGAGCAAAACTTTATTACAAAGGCTGGAGCTCAGAAATTTGCAGCTAAACATCAATTAATAGTTGTATCCCTTGATACTAGCCCTAGGGGAGACACTGTTCCTGACGAGGATATCTACTGTCTTGGGCAGGGTGCAAGTTTTTATATAAACTCAACTGCCTCTCCGTGGGCTGAGCATTTTCAAATGCAAGATTATGTCTCAGTGGAGTTGCCAGCATTAATTGAGAGTTTTTTTCCAGCAAGTAACAGAAGAAGTGTATTTGGACACTCCATGGGCGGACATGGGGCGCTTATAACGGCGTTACGTAATCCAGGAAGATATAAAAGTGTCTCTGCATTCTCGCCAATAGTGGCGCCCACTCAAGTGCCTTGGGGTAAAAAAGCCTTTTATGCTTATCTTGGCATGGACTCTGAGTCCTGGAAAGAGTGGGATGCTGTTGAATTAGTCGGAAAAGCCGCTGAGAGATTGCCTTTATTGATTGATCAGGGAGGAGCTGATGAGTTTCTGGCTGAGCAGTTAAGGCCAGAGCTATTGACCGCAGTCTGCAATGCGATAGATTTTCCGATTGAGTTAAAGATTCACTCTGCTTATGACCATAGCTATTACTTTATAGCCAGTTTTATTGGGAGGCATTTCCTACATCATGCTGTTGCACTCTCGAAGTAA
- the gfa gene encoding S-(hydroxymethyl)glutathione synthase: protein MNINIHPVVDAGEKKGPDSFSGGTLRCKCSSSPVEVKIESQVAFNHACGCTKCWKPSGALFSVVGVVPKEKVSITAHPEKLQVIDDRALIQRHACSTCGTHLYGRIENKEHAFYGLDFIHTELSKEEGWHSPLFAAFVSSIIESGTPPSKMDDVRKSLKDKGLEVYDCLSPVLMDLLATHAAKAKGTYKDS, encoded by the coding sequence ATGAATATCAATATCCATCCAGTAGTTGATGCTGGGGAAAAAAAAGGACCTGATAGTTTTTCAGGCGGAACATTACGATGCAAATGTTCTTCAAGTCCTGTTGAGGTCAAAATTGAAAGTCAGGTTGCATTTAATCATGCCTGTGGATGTACTAAATGCTGGAAGCCATCCGGTGCCTTATTTTCTGTAGTTGGTGTTGTACCAAAAGAAAAGGTTAGTATTACTGCCCACCCTGAGAAGCTACAAGTAATAGATGATAGAGCCTTAATACAGCGCCATGCTTGCAGCACGTGCGGAACCCATTTATACGGACGCATTGAGAATAAAGAGCATGCATTCTATGGCTTAGACTTTATTCATACGGAGTTATCCAAGGAAGAGGGTTGGCATAGCCCGCTATTTGCTGCATTTGTATCTTCTATCATTGAAAGCGGCACTCCCCCATCTAAAATGGATGATGTTCGTAAATCGCTGAAGGATAAAGGTCTTGAGGTTTATGATTGCTTAAGCCCAGTACTAATGGATCTCTTGGCAACGCATGCAGCAAAAGCAAAAGGTACTTACAAAGATTCTTAA